From Stenotrophomonas sp. SAU14A_NAIMI4_8:
TGCTGACGGTGTTCTACATCCTGCTGTGCCTGGTTGGCCAGGTACGCGGCGGGGTAGGGCTGCTCTCGGTGCTGGCGTTCATGCCATTGCTGCCGATCAACAGCCTGCTGCGCCGCTACCACCAGGATGAGCGGGTGGACATGCAGCAGATGGACCGCTTCGGCGGCTGGCATATCCTGCTGCTGATCGTTGGCGGCAGCGTGCTGCTGCTGGCACTGGTGTTCGGGGTGATGCTGGCCGGTCGTCGGTTCTGATACCGATTGATGAATTCCAGTCATGACTGACTGCCATCCAGGCCGTTCAATCCGACGGCCTGGCAGGCGTATCGTCGTCGTTCCCCCTTTCAGAGACACGACGATGCAGACACGTGAACTCGGCCGCAGTGGATTGAAGGTTTCCACGCTGGGCCTGGGCTGCATGGGCCTGAGCCACAGCTACGGCACACCTGTTGCGCAGGAGCAGGGCATTGCCCTGCTGCACGCGGCGGTCGAACGCGGCGTGACCTTCTTCGATACCGCCGAAGTGTATGGTCCGTACACCAACGAAGAGCTGGTCGGGCAGGCGCTGGCGCCGTACCGCGACCAGCTGGTGATCGCCACCAAGTTCGGCTTCAAACAGGCGCGCACCGATACCGGCCTGGACAGCCGCCCGGAGAACATCCGTGCGGTGGCCGAAGCCAGCCTGAAGCGCCTGCGCACCGATCGCATCGACCTGTTCTACCAGCACCGCGTGGACCCGAACGTGCCGATCGAGGACGTGGCCGGTACCGTGGGCGAGCTGATTGCCGAAGGCAAGGTGCTGCACTTCGGCCTGTCCGAAGCCAGCGCGGCCACCGTGCGCCGTGCGCACGCGGTGCAGCCGGTGGCGGCGGTGCAGAGCGAGTACTCGCTGTGGTGGCGTGAACCCGAGCATGAGCTGCTGCCCACGCTGCAGGAACTGGGCATCGGCTTCGTGCCGTTCAGCCCGCTCGGCCGTGGTTTCCTGACCGGTGCGATCACCGCCGACACCACCTTCGCCGAGAACGACTTCCGCAACACGGTGCCGCGTTTCGAGGTGGAAGCGCGCCGTGCGAACCAGGCCCTGGTGGACCGCATCAGCACCCTGGCCGCGGCCCGTGGGGCAACTCCGGCGCAGGTGGCGCTGGCCTGGTTGCTGGCGCAGGCACCGTGGATCGTGCCGATTCCCGGCACCACCAAGGTGCACCGCCTGGAAGAGAACCTGGCCGCTGCGGACCTGCAGTTGTCGCCGCAGGAACTGCAGCACATCGCCCAGGTACTGGACGAAGTGGCGATCGTCGGCGAGCGCTACAACGCGCAGCGCGCGGCACAGGCCAAGGGCTGACCTGATCTGCGGTGGATGCGGACCGGTGGTCGTCGGTGCGGACAGTTGGTGGTGGGTGCGGACCGTTGGTCCGCACTCCTTGGCCGTTCACCCCATCGGCCCGCGCAGCGCGTCCAGCACGGTGCGCATGGCCACGCTGACATGGCGGCGTGACGGGTAGTAGGCGTAATAGCCGTCGAACGTGGGGCACCAGTCATCCAGCGTCGACTGCAGGCGTCCGTCGTCCAGCATGGCCTGCACCTGGTCTTCGGGCAGCCAGGCCAGGCCGCTGCCGGCCAGCGCGGCGGTGCGGGTCATGCCCATGGTGTTGAAGGTCCATTGCCCGGACACCCGCACGCTGAGCTCGCCGCCGTCGCGGCCGAAATCCCAGGGCATCAGACCGCCATGGGTGGGCAGGCGCAGGGTGATGCAGTTGTGCGCGGCCAGATCGTGGGGGTGCACCGGCGCCACGTGCTGGCGGAAGTACGCCGGTGCGCCGACCACGCGCATGCGCAGCGGTGGGCTGATCGGCACGGCGACCATGTCGCGGGCCAGGCGTTCACCCAGCCGGATGCCGATGTCGTAGCGCTCGGCGACGATGTCGGCCAGGCCGTAATCGGTGGTCAGTTCGACGTTCAGGTCCGGGTGCTGCTGCAGCAGCGGCGCCAGCCGGGGCCAGGCCAGGTATTCGGCGGCGTGGCCGGTGGCGTTGATGCGGATGGTGCCGGCCGGGCGTTCGCGGTACTGGGCCAGGGCGGCCAGTTCATCTTCGATTTCCGCCAGCCGTGGGGCCAGTGACTGCAGCAGGCGCGCACCGGCTTCGGTGGTGGACACGCTGCGGGTGGTGCGGGTGAGCAGGCGCACGCCCAGGCGTTCTTCCAGCCCGCGCATGGCATGGCTCAGTGCGGACTGGGACACGCCCAGCTGTGCGGCGGCGCGGGTGAAGCTGCCCTCGCGGGCGACGTGGACGAAGGCCTGCAGGTCATTGAGGTTTTCACGGGGCATGAGGGGATGATACGGCCGGGCTGCGCCCGGCACCTGCCGAAGCAACGTCAACGTCAACGTCAACGTCAAAAGCGGGCTATCCGTGGGCGGGCGGGGTGGCTCAGGTTGCGGGGGACGGCGCAAGTACGTCCATGTAGCCTCGGTCGCGCCATCCATGGCGCTCACGCCCCCGCAACCTGAGCCACCCCGCCTTCGACAGTTTCCCGCGGTCTGTCGGAACGGCATCGGGGTCGGATCCCGTTGCTGCGCAACGGGCTCCGATCCCTTGGTAGTGGGGTTGTCGATTTGTGGCGGTGTGGTTCGTCTAATGAATGACGTTCAACAGGAGCTGCACATGAGTACTGACACCCCGCGGAAAGGCCCGGCCTCGTATTTCCCTTCCATCGAGAAAACCTACGGCCAACCCGTGGCGCACTGGCTGGGCCTGCTGGCCAAGCAGCCGGGCCTGAAGCACATGGAACTGGTCAGCTACCTGAAGGCCGAGCACGGCATGGGCCACGGCCACGCCAACGCCCTGGTCGCCCACCATCTCAAAGCCGCGCGCTGACCCCCGCTCCCGAGCGAAGCGACCCGCCTTTGCTCTTTCTTTTTTCTTTCACGTGGCTGGACGCACCCGGAAATTGTCAGAGGCCGGGCGGGATGGGTTCGCGGGGGTGTCCGCGGCATGGATGCCGCGGCCAAGCCCCCATGGGTGAGGGCGCTTTGCTTGCGAAGCACTGCTTCGCAAGCGCCCGAACGCACAGCCGCCAGCGGCTGGGCTGGACCCCGGAGGGGGGTTTACGGCGTCCCCCGCGGCCCCACCCCGCCCGGCCAAACGCGGCTGTTGCTGCCAATGCGGCCAGCCACGAGGGGCTGCGCCGTTCGCCGGCCACCCAACTGAATCGATTTCATCTGCAACTGTCATCGGGATCGTGTCTAATACGCGTCCCCACTGCTGCACCCCACACCCATGTCCCTGCATTCCCATGGCCCCGCGCCGTGCGACGACGCTGACGGCCACCTGGTCACCGCCGGTCCGCTGACCCCGCCGCCCGACAGCGCCGGCACCCCGGCCGACGACAAAGCACTTCGCCATTCCGTCGCCGAAGACGTGCAGGGCATGGTGCTGGCCATGCTGGTGGCCTCGCTGGGCCTGGCCATCTTCGCCAAGGGCGGGCTGATGATCGGCGGCATGGCCGGGGCAGCCTTCCTGCTGCACTACGCCATGGGCTGGAACTTCGGCCTGGTGTTCGTGCTGGTGAACCTGCCGTTCTACTGGGTGGCCGTGCGCCGCATGGGCTGGGAATTCACCCTGAAAACCTTCGCCGCAGTCACTGCCTGTGGCGTGCTGACCGACATCCTGCCGCGCTGGGCCGATTTCTCGCACATGGCACCGCTGTATTCGGCGCTGGTGGGCGGCGCGCTGTCCGGCCTGGGCATCCTGTTCTTCATCCGCCACCGGGCCAGCCTGGGCGGCATCGGCATCCTGGCGGTATACCTGCAGCGCACCCGCGGCTGGAGTGCCGGCAAGGTGCAGATGTCCTTCGATGCCTGCCTGATGGTGGCCGCGTTCTTCGTGCTGTCGCCGTCGAAGGTGATGTACTCGGCCATTGGTGCGGTGGTGCTCAGCCTGGTGCTGATGTTCAACCACCGCCCCGGCCGTTACATGGGCGTGTGACCGCACATACCACGTTCGCCGGGCATGGCCCGGCGCTACCGGAACCGCCGCGCGTTCGCCGGGCATGGCGTGGCGTTACCGGGACCGCCTCGTGGTAGCGCCGGGCCATGCCCGGCGGATCTGCATCAGCGGCCGGCCGCCTGCAGCCACGGCGGGGCCAGCTTCACCAGCCGCGCATGCACCGGGCAATCCTCGGCATGCGCACCGGGCAGGTAGCCCAGGCTCATCAGGAATTCGCCGGTGATCTCGCCGCCGGTGAAGCGGAACGTCTTCTTGAACAGCTTCACCCAGTCGGCCTTGCTGCGCGGGTGGTGCGCATCCAGCCACGCGGCGAAGCTGCCATGCTGCGCGCGCAGCTGCTGGATCACCTGCGCGTTGTGGATCGCGGCCAGCACTTTCAGCCGGTTGCGGATGATGCCGGTGTCCGACAGCAGGCGTTCGATGTCCTGCTCGGCATAGGCCGCCACGCGGTCCACGTCGAAGCCATCGTAGGCCGCACGGAAGCCCTCGCGCTTCTTCAGGATGGTTTCCCAGCTCAGCCCGGCCTGGTTGATCTCCAGCACCAGGCGTTCGAACAGTTCGCGTTCGTCGCGCTGCGGGAAGCCGTATTCATGGGCGTGGTAGTAATCGTGCACCGGATGGCCCGGGGCGATGAGGCAGTATCCGCTCATTTGCTGCGCCTTTTACCGAAGTCGTTGTTGTACTGCAGGGTGGTCGTCTGGTCATCCAGCAGGAACTCCGGCCAGCGGCTGTCCCGCAGCTGCAGACGGCCTTCACGCAGCGCCTGGTTGGCGGCCTCTGCGCCGAAGCGGATCTGCCCCACGTCCGTCCATTGTCCCTCGTCCAGGGTGTGCAGGTCGCACTGCGGACCCCATGCCCTTCGGATCTGGCACAGCAGCACGTCCGGCTGGCCGTCGCCGTCCAGATCGCGCTGCAGGGCAATGCAGCCCTCGTTGCTGGACAGGCACTCGGTGCTGTCCAGGTCATCCAGCACCGCCTGCCACCAGCTGTCTGGCGGCGATGTGCTGCCCTTGGCCAGGTGGATGCGCGCCTTCAGCGTGGCCAGATCGTGGACGCCTGCGTCCGCCAGGCTCTCCAGGCGATAGCCGTGCACCTTCTTGCCGCTCAGTTGCTGGGCAATGATGCTCGAGGCGCGGCGGTCGGCCTGGATGGCGGGGTCCTGCTGCAGCCTCCGCAGCGCTTCCACGCCCCTACGTCCACTGTGTTCGCGCAGGTAGTTGACGTCGCGCACCACTAGTTGCGCGGGGTTGCTGCGCAGCCGCTCGGCCAGACTGGCCGCGGCGATGCGCGCCGGGTCCAGTACCGGGGAATTGCCCAGTACCGCCACAGCGATCACCACCCAGCTCATCACCCGGTTCACCGGTTCCACGCCCTGCAGCCAGCGCTGCCCGGGCCGGACCACGGCCAGCGCGTAGCCCAGCGCGTAGCCGGCGGTGATCAGCGCGGCGGCCGTGGCCCAGAAACGATCAATGGTCCAGCCGTACTGGCCGATGCGCAGCGCCAGTGCGTACAACGCCAGTCCGGCGTAGATCGGCAACGTCAGCAGGCTGGCTTCCACCGCACGCCGCAGCAGGCGCGGGTAGGGCAGTTCACTGTCGCTGCGCTGGTACACGGCATTGACCAGGCAGATCAGCAGCAGCGCCAGGGTCAGCAGCTCCTTGGCTGGCGAACGGTGCCCTGCGCTGCTCATCAGCCCGGTGAAGGGCAGCGATACCACGAACAGCACGGCGATGAAGGCCAGCAATGGCAGCAACGCGCGGCAGATCGCGAACAGCACCTGGCGGGTGATCTGGATGGCGCGGTGCTGGGTGCGTCCGATCAGGACACCGAACCCGGCCAGGGTGCCGGTGGCCAGTGCCACGAAAGCGCGCTCGGCGAACAGTTGCTCGAAGAAGGTCACCCCTACCAGCGTGAACAGGGCGGCCCACAACCACAGCAGCATCCAGCCCAGGCCGGTGAACACCGCCGCCTGCAGCAGCACCAGCCCGTTCTGCCAGGCACGCTCGAACAGGGCGGCGTGGTCGGCGCGCCAGGACCCGTGCTGCAGCCGGAACTGCCACCAGGGCAGGGCCACGAAGGTCGCCACCGCCAGGCCCAATGCCAGCGGATCACGCAGCGCGGAAATCCAGATGCCTTCCATGCCGCGCAGGTTCCAGCCCACCCAGCCGGCCAGCGCCACCACCAGCAGCGATGCCAAGGCGGCATGCAGCCACAGCCGGCGGTCCTTCAGGTCGACCAGGGTCAGGCCGAGCGCCGTGGGCACCGTCAGCACCCAGGCATTCCAGCCGTAGCGGCAGGCAATATCCTGGAAGGGCGTGGTGTCGTTCAGTTCCTGCGCGGCGTACAGCGCCAGACCCTGAAGCAGTGCGATCAATACGATCATGCTGCGCGTCGGCCACGCCAGTGGTGCGTCCTGTTGCATGGGGTTTCCTCCCTGGATGCGGCCATCCTAGACCATGCCTTCGCGCCCGCGTGCGGCCCCAGCGGGTAGAATGGCCGCCATGCCTGTAACGCCTACTTCCCTTGCCGACCACCTGCTCGTCGCGCTGCCGGCGCTGACCGACGCCACCTTCGCCCGTACCGTCGCCCTGATCTGCCAGCACGACGAGAACGGCGCCATGGGCGTGCTGGTCAACCAGCCGTCGGAGTACACGCTGGGCGAGGTGCTGGCGCAGATGGACATCGCCACCGGCGATGGCGAGCTGCAGGCGCGCATGGTGCTCAACGGTGGGCCGGTACACCCTGAACGCGGTTTCGTCATTCACGACGATGCCCGCGCCTGGGATTCCAGCCTGGCAGTGGGCAACGGTCTGTTCCTGACCACCTCGCGCGACATCCTGGAAGCCATGGCCCGCGGCGAAGGCCCGGCCAATGCACTGGTCACCCTGGGCTGCGCCGGCTGGGGGGCAGGGCAGCTGGAAAGCGAACTGGCCGAGAACAGCTGGCTGACCGTGCCGGCCGATGCCGACGTGGTGTTCCAGCTGCCGCTGGAACAGCGCTGGCAGGGCGCGGCGGCGCGTATCGGCGTGGACCTGTTCCGCCTGACCGACTACAGCGGCCATGTCTGAGCCGGCCGTGATCCGCCGAGATGGCACCGTGCTCGGCTTCGATGTCGGCTCGCGACGGATTGGCGTGGCCATCGGCAGCGCGTTCGCCGCGCATGCTCGTGCGGTGGCCGTGGTCGATGTGCACGGCAACGGCCCGGACTGGGCCGCCGTGGAGCGCCTGATCAAGGAATGGAAGCCCGACGGCCTGGTGGTGGGCGATCCGCTCACCCTGGATGGCCAGGACCAACCCAACCGCAAGCGCGCGCAGGGCTTCGCCCGCCAGCTGCGGGAACGTTTCAAGCTGCCGGTGGTGATGATCGACGAGCGATCCAGCTCGGTCGAAGCCGCCCGCCGTTTCGCCGTCGAGCGCGCCGAAGGGCGCAAGCGCCGCCGTGATGCGGCCGCGCTGGATGCCGTGGCTGCGGCGGTGATCATCGACCGCTGGCTGTCGTCCCCCGACGACGCCATCCCCATTCCCTGACTGCACGACGCCTGCCATGACCGCCCAGCAACTCGATGCCTCCGGCCGCCTGCGCCACCTGTTGACCCTTGAAGGCCTTCCCCGCGAAACCTTGGTGCAGCTGCTCGACCGCGCGGGCCAGATCCGCGATGCGGCCGTTGGCCGGGTTGGCAACAAGCGGCAGGTGCTGGCCGGTTCGGCGGTCTGCACGCTGTTCTTCGAACCGTCCACCCGCACCCGCAGTTCGTTCCAGCTGGCGGCCCAGCGCCTGGGCGCCGACGTGCTGAATTTCGATGCCTCCACCTCTTCCACGCGCAAGGGCGAGACCGCCTGCGACACATTGAAGAACCTGGAAGCGATGGGCGTGCGCGGCTTCGTGGTGCGCCACCCCGACGATGGCGCGGTGGCCGCACTGGCCGCCGCGGCCGGCGAGGGCACCGCACTGGTGAACGCCGGCGATGGCCGCAGCTCGCACCCGACCCAGGGTCTGCTGGACATGCTGACCCTGCGCCAGGCCAAGGGCCCGGACTTCTCGAAGCTGAAGGTGGTGATCGTCGGCGACGTGAAGCACTCGCGCGTGGCCCGTACCGACCTGCATGCGCTGCGCACGCTGGGCGTGGGCGAGATCCGCGTGTGCGGCCCCCAGTCGCTGCTGCCGGACGATGAAACCCTGAAGGGCTGCGTGGTCGGCGACGACTTCGACGCCATGCTGGAAGGCGCCGATGCGCTGATGATGCTGCGCCTGCAGCGCGAGCGCATGGAAGAAGGCCTGGTGCCGTCGCTGGAGCAGTATCACGCCCAGTACGGCCTGACCGCCGCACGCCTGGCCCGCGCCGGCAAGGACGCCGCCGTGCTGCACCCGGGCCCGATCAACCGCGGCGTGGAAGTGACCGACGAAGTGGCCGACGGCCCGCAGTCGTGGGTGCTGCGCCAGGTCGCCAACGGCGTGGCCGTACGCATGGCCGTGCTGGAAACCCTGCTGGGTTGATAGCGGTATTGGTGGGCACACACCCCGCTTTGGTAGGTGCCAACCTTGGTTGGCACACGCCCCGCACTGGTAGGTGCCAACCTTGGTTGGCACACGCAGCGTTTTGGTAGGTGCCAACCTTGGTTGGCACTATTTGTCAGTGCCAGTGGTTCCCAGACAACCACTTGGCGATTCCAGCTCCCATTCGCACCACGCGTGTCGATATTGCCCGACCTGTGCCGCCAACCCAGCCCTGATCGGGTTACCCATCAGATACATCGCATGCCGGTACAGCGATTCATCAGATCGAATCGCGTGATCGTGATAGCCGCCCTGCCAAAAGCGCCCGATTCGTCCTAAGGATCGATTCACCTGTTGTGCCGTGCGCGACTTGAATCGCTTCATCACCGTTTCAAGTGTTCCTGCGCGCAGTTCGACCAGCCAATGAATGTGGTCGGGCATGACCACGTAGGCAATGGAACGGGTGAAGCCTTCCTGATCGAGGCGCTGGAATTCGCGGACCGCCAGCTCCGCAGCAGCATCGCTGGCAAGCAATGGAGCGCGGCCATGCACAACGGTGGTGAGGATGTAGCTGAGGCCGATGCTGGAATGACGGCCGAGCAGAAGTCGAGGGCTGTTCATGGAAGCAAGCATGGGCGGGCCTGCCTGCGGTGAATATCGGGGAATGACTTGGCTTCGGGTAAGCGTGTGCCAATCAAGGTTGGCACCTACCAGAGCGGTGCGTGTGCCAACCAAGGTTGGCACCTACCAGGGCGGTGCGTGTGCCAACCAAGGTTGGCACCTGCCGGAGCGTCAGCGCTTCTGCGCGAACAGCCAGGCCCACATGGCGGGGTCGGCGTAGGTGGCGTCCCAGGCGTTGTGGTTGCCGTCGGGGTATTCGGTGTAGCGCACGTCGCGCGCGCCGGCGGCCTGGAAGGCGGCGTGCAGTCTGCGGTCGTCGGCCGGGGGCACGACGTCGTCCAGCGCGCCGTGGAAGATCCAGATCGGCGTGCGCTGCAGGCGCTGGGCGATGGCCGCGTAGGGATCGGCTTCGTGTGCGACCTGTTCGACGAACAGGGTCGGGCGCACCGCGCGCGGGGCCAGCACGGCGCCACACACCGGCACGATGGCGGCGAAGCGCTGCGGGTCGTCCAGGGCGATGTTCCAGCTGCCGTAGCCGCCCATCGACATGCCGGTGAGGTACTGGCGCGCGGGATCGGCGCCGAACTCGGCCACGGTTGCATCCAGTGCGGCGATGGCGACGCGGTTGTTGTGGCCGCTCCATTCCTGGTCGCCGGGCACCTGCGGGAACACGGCCAGCGCCGGGAAATCCGCCGCATGGCGGCGCAGATGCGGGCCCAGCCCGGCGTGGGTCGGCTTCACCCCGTCGCCGCCGCGTTCGCCCGAGCCGTGCAGGAACAGCACCACCGGCAGCGGGCCGGCGGCACGCGCGCGGTCGGTGGGAATGAAGACCTGGTAGTAGGCGGTCTGCCCGTCCACCTTCACCGCGCGCGATTCAAAATGCCCGCGCGCGCTGTCCGGTGTGCTGGCACAGGCGCCCAGCATCAGTACGGCCAGCAGCGGCAGCCAGCGCAGGAACGGACGAGCCATGACGTTTCCCCAAGGTTTGGAAGCGTTTTCATGGTAGTCGGCCGCCCAGCGCCGGGCATCGTGCAGCGCATCACTGCGGGCGCGGCGCGCTGGCGATGATGGCCAGTTGTTCCTGTGCTTCGGCATTGCCGGCCGCAGCCGCGGCCTGGACCTGCGCCAGGTCGGGGTGCATGACCACCAGCAACGGGTTTTCGCACACCGGGCAGTCGTACTCGGTGGCGTCTTCGTCCAGCTCCATCACCATCGCGCGCGAGCTGCCTTTCCACTCGCATGCTGCGCAGGTGTGCATCTGTTCGCGCCAGCCGGGCTGGAAGTAGTTGTCGATCGTGGTGGCCATGGGCTTTGGGGAAAAGAGAGGTAGGAGGACGCGGCAAGGGGTCAGAGCCCTGCTGCGCAGGGATCTGACCCCGCGTGCGGGTCAGTGCAGCAGGATGAGGGTGGCCAGGCCGAGGAAGCTGAAGAAACCCATCACGTCGGTCACCGCGGTCACCACCACGGTGCCGGCCACGGCCGGGTCGACGTTCATGCGCTTGAGCAGCAGCGGCAGCAGCACCCCGGCCAGTGCGGCGGCCAGGAAGTTGATGATCAGCGCCAGGGTGATCACCAACGACAGCAGCAGACTGTGGAACCACAGGAAGGCGATGACGCCGACCAGCAGGCCGATCAGGGTGCCGTTGATCAACGCGACGCGCGCTTCCTTCCACA
This genomic window contains:
- a CDS encoding aldo/keto reductase is translated as MQTRELGRSGLKVSTLGLGCMGLSHSYGTPVAQEQGIALLHAAVERGVTFFDTAEVYGPYTNEELVGQALAPYRDQLVIATKFGFKQARTDTGLDSRPENIRAVAEASLKRLRTDRIDLFYQHRVDPNVPIEDVAGTVGELIAEGKVLHFGLSEASAATVRRAHAVQPVAAVQSEYSLWWREPEHELLPTLQELGIGFVPFSPLGRGFLTGAITADTTFAENDFRNTVPRFEVEARRANQALVDRISTLAAARGATPAQVALAWLLAQAPWIVPIPGTTKVHRLEENLAAADLQLSPQELQHIAQVLDEVAIVGERYNAQRAAQAKG
- a CDS encoding aspartate carbamoyltransferase catalytic subunit, whose amino-acid sequence is MTAQQLDASGRLRHLLTLEGLPRETLVQLLDRAGQIRDAAVGRVGNKRQVLAGSAVCTLFFEPSTRTRSSFQLAAQRLGADVLNFDASTSSTRKGETACDTLKNLEAMGVRGFVVRHPDDGAVAALAAAAGEGTALVNAGDGRSSHPTQGLLDMLTLRQAKGPDFSKLKVVIVGDVKHSRVARTDLHALRTLGVGEIRVCGPQSLLPDDETLKGCVVGDDFDAMLEGADALMMLRLQRERMEEGLVPSLEQYHAQYGLTAARLARAGKDAAVLHPGPINRGVEVTDEVADGPQSWVLRQVANGVAVRMAVLETLLG
- the ruvX gene encoding Holliday junction resolvase RuvX, producing the protein MSEPAVIRRDGTVLGFDVGSRRIGVAIGSAFAAHARAVAVVDVHGNGPDWAAVERLIKEWKPDGLVVGDPLTLDGQDQPNRKRAQGFARQLRERFKLPVVMIDERSSSVEAARRFAVERAEGRKRRRDAAALDAVAAAVIIDRWLSSPDDAIPIP
- a CDS encoding LysR family transcriptional regulator; the encoded protein is MPRENLNDLQAFVHVAREGSFTRAAAQLGVSQSALSHAMRGLEERLGVRLLTRTTRSVSTTEAGARLLQSLAPRLAEIEDELAALAQYRERPAGTIRINATGHAAEYLAWPRLAPLLQQHPDLNVELTTDYGLADIVAERYDIGIRLGERLARDMVAVPISPPLRMRVVGAPAYFRQHVAPVHPHDLAAHNCITLRLPTHGGLMPWDFGRDGGELSVRVSGQWTFNTMGMTRTAALAGSGLAWLPEDQVQAMLDDGRLQSTLDDWCPTFDGYYAYYPSRRHVSVAMRTVLDALRGPMG
- a CDS encoding YqgE/AlgH family protein — protein: MPVTPTSLADHLLVALPALTDATFARTVALICQHDENGAMGVLVNQPSEYTLGEVLAQMDIATGDGELQARMVLNGGPVHPERGFVIHDDARAWDSSLAVGNGLFLTTSRDILEAMARGEGPANALVTLGCAGWGAGQLESELAENSWLTVPADADVVFQLPLEQRWQGAAARIGVDLFRLTDYSGHV
- a CDS encoding YitT family protein, with product MSLHSHGPAPCDDADGHLVTAGPLTPPPDSAGTPADDKALRHSVAEDVQGMVLAMLVASLGLAIFAKGGLMIGGMAGAAFLLHYAMGWNFGLVFVLVNLPFYWVAVRRMGWEFTLKTFAAVTACGVLTDILPRWADFSHMAPLYSALVGGALSGLGILFFIRHRASLGGIGILAVYLQRTRGWSAGKVQMSFDACLMVAAFFVLSPSKVMYSAIGAVVLSLVLMFNHRPGRYMGV
- a CDS encoding prolyl oligopeptidase family serine peptidase, whose protein sequence is MARPFLRWLPLLAVLMLGACASTPDSARGHFESRAVKVDGQTAYYQVFIPTDRARAAGPLPVVLFLHGSGERGGDGVKPTHAGLGPHLRRHAADFPALAVFPQVPGDQEWSGHNNRVAIAALDATVAEFGADPARQYLTGMSMGGYGSWNIALDDPQRFAAIVPVCGAVLAPRAVRPTLFVEQVAHEADPYAAIAQRLQRTPIWIFHGALDDVVPPADDRRLHAAFQAAGARDVRYTEYPDGNHNAWDATYADPAMWAWLFAQKR
- a CDS encoding DUF4153 domain-containing protein — encoded protein: MIVLIALLQGLALYAAQELNDTTPFQDIACRYGWNAWVLTVPTALGLTLVDLKDRRLWLHAALASLLVVALAGWVGWNLRGMEGIWISALRDPLALGLAVATFVALPWWQFRLQHGSWRADHAALFERAWQNGLVLLQAAVFTGLGWMLLWLWAALFTLVGVTFFEQLFAERAFVALATGTLAGFGVLIGRTQHRAIQITRQVLFAICRALLPLLAFIAVLFVVSLPFTGLMSSAGHRSPAKELLTLALLLICLVNAVYQRSDSELPYPRLLRRAVEASLLTLPIYAGLALYALALRIGQYGWTIDRFWATAAALITAGYALGYALAVVRPGQRWLQGVEPVNRVMSWVVIAVAVLGNSPVLDPARIAAASLAERLRSNPAQLVVRDVNYLREHSGRRGVEALRRLQQDPAIQADRRASSIIAQQLSGKKVHGYRLESLADAGVHDLATLKARIHLAKGSTSPPDSWWQAVLDDLDSTECLSSNEGCIALQRDLDGDGQPDVLLCQIRRAWGPQCDLHTLDEGQWTDVGQIRFGAEAANQALREGRLQLRDSRWPEFLLDDQTTTLQYNNDFGKRRSK
- a CDS encoding transposase, whose product is MNSPRLLLGRHSSIGLSYILTTVVHGRAPLLASDAAAELAVREFQRLDQEGFTRSIAYVVMPDHIHWLVELRAGTLETVMKRFKSRTAQQVNRSLGRIGRFWQGGYHDHAIRSDESLYRHAMYLMGNPIRAGLAAQVGQYRHAWCEWELESPSGCLGTTGTDK
- a CDS encoding DUF4287 domain-containing protein, whose amino-acid sequence is MSTDTPRKGPASYFPSIEKTYGQPVAHWLGLLAKQPGLKHMELVSYLKAEHGMGHGHANALVAHHLKAAR
- a CDS encoding DNA-3-methyladenine glycosylase I, whose protein sequence is MSGYCLIAPGHPVHDYYHAHEYGFPQRDERELFERLVLEINQAGLSWETILKKREGFRAAYDGFDVDRVAAYAEQDIERLLSDTGIIRNRLKVLAAIHNAQVIQQLRAQHGSFAAWLDAHHPRSKADWVKLFKKTFRFTGGEITGEFLMSLGYLPGAHAEDCPVHARLVKLAPPWLQAAGR